Genomic segment of Rhinoderma darwinii isolate aRhiDar2 chromosome 12, aRhiDar2.hap1, whole genome shotgun sequence:
TAATAGTAATTCCTGATTTAAGGATCAGAAAATGACGAGGAACAGTCCATATACACCTGGTTTGAAAATATGTAAAGGAAAGTTTGTATTACACAGTATATGTCTGATTATTTCTACATAATGTCAGTATATCCATCTTTGCTCTCTATACTCATCCCTGATCTATAAAGTTTGAGTGTATATCTTTAAATTTACTGAAATTATAaatcacattttatatatatatatatatatatatatatatatatatatatatatatatatatatatatatataataactcaTAGAGACTGTCATATAGTCTTTTGCTATCTTTATAAAAAGGAGTTGCAACCATTTTCTTGATGTCCAACACATACATTTATCAACAACAAAATGGCCAGATAAAACTGGATCAAACCGGATGTGGCCTGTTTGTGGCTGAACTGATGACATCACAATAACGATGACCTTACAATAACGATGACCTCACAATAACGATGACCTCACAATTACTGACATCATGCACCTCTTTATAATAGTACTGTGACCTTTATCTCTCACTTTTTCTCAACACTTCGGTGAGGAAAGACGTTACTGCAGCTAGTTAGCTACTTGCGATTTTAATTTGCTCTTTTCTACAAGCGCGCTGTTGATGTCCACGACTCAACATGGGTTtgcgtagaaaaataaaaaaacaacaccatCAATGAAAGACAGGCAAAGTGGAGAGGAAAAAGAGGTTACACCAAAACGGAGAGAAAGTGAAATTGAGGATCCAGAGGAGGGATGCAGCCGGCAGGTGAGCAAGGCCGAACCTGCTATTCAGCTGCCTAAAAAGGACTCATTTCTTCATAGACTGCGGAACCAGTGGGAAAGGTTTGCAGGATACATAAAGAGGAAGAGAGTTTACATACTAAAAAAAGGGAGGCAACTTTGGGGACTGGACCCCAATAAAACAACAACAGGACTTCAAAGCCCAACCGCGGCCTCCAGAAATAAGAGTGGATCCCGCAAAAGACAAACGACAGAAGAAAACCAAGGTGCACCCACTAAAAGACCTAAAGTGGAAACTGCAACTAAAATATCAAAAGAATCAAATGTTGTATTTGATGAAGGGAAAACAACAGATCAGCGCCATGGTGGCAGAAAAAGACCCTTTACAGATAGCGGatccaacattaaaataaatgaaCAACATCCTGAGCCAAGGAAGAAGGCTAAACTAGACATCGAATCTTATCCTAAAGAAAGAACAGAAAAAGGGGAAAAGGTCACGGTGCCTTTAACGGTGGACAAATTTACATTTCATCATGTACTTGGAGAAGGAGGCTTTGGGATGGTGATGCTGGCAACAGACTCAATTCGGAAAGAGCGTGTTGCCGTTAAAGCAGTAAAAAAGAGATCTTTACTATGGTACACAGTAGGATTAGCAGAAAGCAAATTCCTGCAGATGGCTCATGAGAGCATCTTTCTGGTTCATGGCTATGGAGCATTTCAAACTACGAGCTACGTCTACTATGTCATGGAGCTGGTCACTGGCGGGACCCTCTGTGACCTGATTGAAGAGAGAGAATGGCTAAGTCTCTGCACCATAACATTTCTAGTTGCAGAGATTGTGTGCGGAATACAGTTCCTCCATTCCAAAGGCATAATTCACAGAGATCTGAAAGCCGATAACATCTTGTTGACCACACAAGGCCACATTAAGATCACCGATTTCGGTTTGGCTATTAGATTTACAAGAGAAGAAGACTTTCATGGGAGCCCTGCATTAGAAACCATCACTGGTGAACCATATTTCGCTGCAGAAGACTGGTATGCTTTAGGGTTAATTATCACCGGTTTGGTCAAAAACCTAAGACCTATAAAGACGGATATGGCAAAAAACTGTCAAACATCTGAAGAGTATGACCCTGAAACTATAGACTTGCTAAGAGGGCTCTTTTGCGAGGACAAGTCTCTAAGATTAGGAGTGAGAGGAAACATACGTGAACATGCCTTTTTCTCTTCAATTAAATGGGAAGAATTGGAATCAGGAAAAGCGGTATCACCAATCAAAAGGAACAAAGATGCCATGAATGAGTATGTGACAAGGCAGATATCTGTACCACTCAGTGAGGCAAAGGAGCAAACAAAAATTCTTATGGAAAACCAAGAGCTCTTCAAGAATGTCTCATTTGTTTGTCCAACTTGGAGTGCGCactaccacagtgctcccatctgCCCGTCCATTACCTGATTCATCTAAGCCAAGGAACCTCAGCAAGCAGGATATAAAGGAGGACTTAGGCGTGTTAACAGCCTGAATACAAGATCGATGCTCAGCACCTGTATACATCTTATCATTCAGCTGTACAACAGGTATGTACACCAGCTGCAGAATAGGTTTTGTTCATCGGCTTAGTTTTCTAAAAAATTTACCTTTTAAACAAATGTTCAAACAATAGTTCCTGGGTGTTCTGTTCTGACGTCAGAagacttaggcctcgtgcacatgaaggtgtttttgcatccgcaaatatgcggatgaattgcggacccattcatttctatgggcccgtgCATACGACCGTGGATAGGCAGGGAGCCCGAaacgctacggccgtgtgcatgagcccttaggtaTATGAtaaaagttttacattttttaggcCTCCACAGTTTTCTATATGATTTGGTCATTCTGGTGCtgatgactataaaatattaaatCCCTAATTGAATAGAAGACATACATGTAAATATGGAAACCGCTGCTGTTAGGAAAGTTGATGCTGTTAATTTCTGTAGGGTCATTTATTTTATGCACCCAATTTCTTTACTTTTCAGGGTATGAGGTCTATCTATAACGTTGaagtcactgacaggaagcaacAGGTAATGTCACCACTTATACTTTATAATTTATGGAAAATGTATAAAAGTGTTCCTCATCCTCTAGACACCGGCGATCCCGTTCTCCTTACTAAGAATGACAACATCTACAAACTCAGCTTTTCTGCCTTCACTACAGAGGTTATTGCGCTTATCATTTACTTTTCTGTTTGTTATTAAAGTACAGGACAAGCCACATATTCTGTCACCAACCTCTATTCTCAatctgatctatctatctatctatctatctatctatctatctatctatctatctatctatctatctatctatctatctatctatctatctatctatctatctatctacagcttTATTGATGTCCAGTTTTCCAAACTCAAGTTTACATTTTTCATTAACAGAGATCCATCTTCCTGCGGAAATTTACTACATAGAAAAGAACACTTATAGGCCTCGAGCTTAACTATTCTTGCTACTCTGAAGTTTACAGCAACTACTGGGGATTTCTCAAATGCTGAGCAGGTAAGTTATCTGGTTTAAATACAACTTTTAACTATAGTACCAACTTTATTAGCATTTCATAGAACCAGCGACGTACCCAGAAATGTAATCGGGGGGAGGGTATGCGAGTTTCTCTGAACTGTGTAACAAGGACCTAAGCCCAACATCAAAATACACTGAAAAACCAATGTTGTAACCAATCCAGGAGGAGTCATACAGTCACGCACATCAAATTAAAAAGTCAGACTTTCTAACAGACAAACTGGCATTGTTGCAAATAGCAACCAATCCCAGCACTGCTTACATTTTTCAGCAGCACTATAAGAAATGAGAGCTGAACTCCGCTTGGTTGGTTATTACGTAGTACTGTACTGTAATACCCCTCCCTGATGCCTCTCTAACTAGACAAACCAGGAGTCTTAGTAGGAGCAGtgcaaagtatatatatatattatttatcatGCTtcatggtaaaatcttctgtggttGAAAGTGGGCAGTGACTGCTTCTGTACCCTCCTTCTGTGCCCTCAGTGTTTCCCAGTCAGTCCCTTCCCAGTCtcaagctgcccccccccctgcaacggCAACACTTAGCGGACACGATCAGGGTTCACTCtaagaaggccccatgcacacgaccgtagaattagtCCGTAACTACGGTCCGTGATTAAGGAGCCATTCCCTTATAttccccacggacaccttcccgtatacttaCGGGAAGATGTCCGTGACGGAGAAAgcatccgcaaaagataggacatgtcctattttttgcttttttacggaGTGTGCTCCCATatttttatatgggagcacggcctgcaaatgcgggGTGGCTGTCTGCGGTCGGCCGTGCCCTTGTTCACAGACagcgattatgggcacggccgtgtgcatgaggtctaggcCTTTGTAGTCAGTGCGCAGGGCAGTTAGGGACTTGGGCACTGTTCCCACTAAGAgtgtgttcacatcatgtttatcccctcaggaccgagctcattttggccttcaggaccagccccattttttcaaatctgacatgtgttactttatgtggtaacaactccggaatgcttttgcctatctaagcgattctgagattgttttctcgtgacatattgtactttatgctagtggaaaaatttggtcaataaattcattgcttatttgtgaaaaacgccaaaatttagagaaaatttgcaaaaattatgatttttctaattttaaatgtatctgcttgtaagacagacagtaataccacacaaaatagttactatttcacatattccatatgtctactttatatttgcattgttttttgaacattattttatttttctacaacgttagaaggcttagggtatgttcacatgaggtcattacgtccgtaattgacggacgtatttcggctgcaagtcccggaccgaacacagtgcagggagccgggctcctagcatcatagttatgtacgacgctaggagtccctgcctcgctgccggacaactgtcccgtactgtaatcatgttttcagtacgagacagtagttccacggagaggcagggactcctagcgtcgtagataactatgatgctaggagcccggctccctgcactgtgttcggtccggtacttgcggccgaaatacgtccgtcaataacggacgtaatgacctcgtgtgaacataccattagaactttagcagcaatttctcacattttcaagaaaattaccaaaacctatttttacaggtaccagttcagttctgaagtggctttgagggccttatatatagaaacctccataagtcacccaatttaaaaactacacccctcaaagtattcaatacagcatttagaaagtttcttaaccctttaggtatttcacaggaattaaagtagagaggaaatttacaaatttctttttttgtcggaaaattaattttaatccacttttttctgtaacacaaaaggatttaccagagaaacgctactcaatatatattacctggattgtgcagtttttagaaatatcccacatgtggctctagtgcactaatggactgaaccacaggcctcagaagcaaaggagcaccaagtggattttggggcctcctttttattagaatatattttaggcaccatgtcaggtttgaagaggtctcgtggggccaaaacagtggaaacagctccaaaaatacaccatttggcaaactacacacctcaaggaattcatcaaggggtgtagtgagcattttaaccccacaggttttttgctgaattatgtggaattagtctgtaaaaatgaaaatctaaatttttttcaataaaacttagaaattatacatttttacaagcaataaagaagaaaaagcaccccaagatttgtaaaggaatttctcctgattatggcaataccccatatgtggtaataaacggctgtttggaggcacagcagggctcagaagcgaaggagcactatttggctattggagatcaagtttactcaattggttttcgggtgtcatgtcgcatttgcaaagcccctgagggaccaaaaccgtggacaacccccagaagtgaccccatttgggaaactacagccctaaaaagaatttgtctaggggtatagtgagcattttgatcccataggttttttgctgaattaggccgtcaaaacttctattgttttttattctttttttttacggcgttcaccgggtgctataaatgacatatttaatttattctgcgggtcgatgcgattacggcgataccatatgtataaaggtttttttatgttttttggtgtttgcacgataaaatcacggttttaaaaaaaaatcgtttttgtgtcgccatattctaagagccacaactttttaatttttctatcaggaaagctgtgtgagggcttgttgtttgcggaacaaactgtagtttttatcggtacaatttttgggtacatgcgactttttgatacctatttatgaaaattatttgggagctgaagtcactaaaaatagcgattccggtatatttttttaattattttttttatggcggtcaccgtgcgggataaattacattatatgtttatagttcaggctgttacggacgcagcgataccaattatgcatagtttatttatttttttcatttttatccaataataaaggactttataagggaaaaaaggcaattttaaaattttattattttgacattttacttttgtacattttttgcaacttttttaactttttttttttttagtccttctagggacttgaagatccaattgttggatcgttgttataataccctgcaattctTATGAATtggagggtattatacctgtcagtttcacactgacaggaggcatattaggtcctgcctctggcaggacgtaaTCGCCTTCAATAAATGGCAGACccaaagcctttgttaggcttccggttgccatagcaatcgccccctgCAACAAtctgcccccgcaatcgcgtagcggggtgccgatgttgccataccaacttaaatgcggcagtcactattgactaccgcaattaaggggttaatcggttcggatcaccgctgtgaaccgacccgatgttttcccccagtactaaggctgctagtagcagcctgtactgggagatgccgggctgcggggagcgtctgtgtgctcttttaggagcacacgtagattaacgggctgcaggcacaaggaccagttctgtagcccgttaatctacgtggggtggtcgggaaggggttaaacactatgTTCAAATGGCACATATGTCAAATGTATCCATAGCGCCCTATTTACCCAACATATACTGGAGTGTCCATTTAGCATACGTCAGGGAAATACAGTATATGTTGGTATACCTTTGTATTTAACCATACGCAGTAGTGTAGTAGAGAGAGATATTCAGTAAATTACGTATACCAAGTGGTAGACGGTTTTGCACAATAGGACCCTATAGACGATGTATGCAACTATATGTGTAGTGGCATACGTCGTAGCCTTCTGTCGGAGATGTACGTCTCGAAATACTTCCTTAGGCTCTGACgtgatgtgaactgggcctaagccaGGCAATACAGTACAGCATCAATTAAATATTTGCTGCTTCTTATTACAAATCCCACCACCAGAGACCAACTATACAGAATCCTGGCCGCTCCTTGAACATATAAAAGATGGTGTAACATCTTTATTCCACACTGGGCTGACCAAATTGATTTTACTTTACAGGATTGTCCTCCAATCTGAGAATCTGAATTCCTGAGTACCAGATGTCAGAAAATCCTCCTCTGCAGGAAGCTGATCGTCACCTATCAGCACCTCTCCGCTCCAGAATGCTGACCATCATCTCTCAGCGCCTGTCATCTACAGAATGCTGACCATCATCTCTCAGCGCCTGTCATCTACAGAATGCTGACCATCATCTCTCAGCGCCTCTCCTCTCCAGAATGCTGACCATCATATCTCAGCGCCTGTCATCTACAGAATGCTGACCATCATCGCTCAGCGCCTGTCATCTACAGAATGCTGACCATCATCTCTCAGCGCCTGTCATCTACAGAATGCTGACCATCATCTCTCAGCGCCTGTCATCTACAGAATGCTGACCAGCATCGCTCAGCGCCTGTCATCTACAGAATGCTGACCATCATCTCTCAGCGCACTCTTTATCCAAAAGCTGATCACCCTCCATCAGCACTTATCTTCCAACACTGCTGAACACCATCCATACCATCCTTTTCTCCACAAAGTTTTCCACCACCTACCAGCACTTTCTCAACAAAATGGACCATCATCTGTCAGCAACCTTCTTCTGCAAGGTATCTGTTCAGTTGATGACCATCTATCAGCTCTTATTAACTAAATACTGAATAAATTGTTTAACAAAATAAAACTGACTGATTCTTTATTGATAACACGCAACGAAAAATGGTAAAATTTAGAAACAGCACTAACCAAAAACAGAGTGATGACTAGGTAGTACAGAGGACCATAGCGAGGCTTTATCTCTCCTGAGGCAAATATTCAGTTTGTCCCCCTGCTCTCCCTTCTATCTTCACTTAGGACTAATTTATACAATAATTTATTATTTCCGTGTAGCATCCTAGTTTAAAAAGGAGTGAAATACTGTCTGCACACTAACCCTATAAAAATAAAGTGTTCAATTCTCATGTTTGGCTTTTTCAGGAAatgaatgtatcggtgtacggactcaatacaaagtcaatgagcccgtactccgatgcatcggatttccggaaaaagccgaacagacatgaagcagctgagcactaacacgagcacttcagctgcttcgttctagcgattggtgggggtctcagtgctcggacctccaccaatccaaacttctgacatgtcactatgacatgtcagaagtttgtcgaacgtttagctgcactttaataaTAGAATGTAAGGACACTTTTTGTGTGTCTTCTTTGTATGAATGATTTACCTAAGAATATGGATATTTTCCTAGAACAAATCCCTACTTTCACTAGATTTATTCTCTATAATctcagcgagctcggctgtttcggGACTCCTATCACTGGAAAAAGGTAATTAATAATAAGATATAACTTTCATTTAGTATGCATTAAAAGAACAAAGTGTCCCAGATAGATGCAGTTAAATTAGATTAAAAATCCCAGAGTTATGGGATGGTAAGGTATAGATGACTGTTTTTTATGGACTGCCACTCATTAGGCTCCATTGTAGTCAGTTAATACGTGCTTCTCTTACATGTAGTCCTAACTACTGTCCCTTTAATGCATTCGGAATAGAAGTATCACTCTAAAAAGAGCGTTCCAGCGCTGGTACCCGACCCGAATAATTCCCTGCAGACAGACATTAACTCTAAGTGGCAGCTTCTCCTACATGTTTCACCCTGCATTCAGGGATCATCAGGGAGTGTTAGAGACAGAGGTTCAGTCCTCCAATCAATTTCCAGGGAAACTGGGGAAAAATCAGATGCAGAACGAGAAACATAGACAGAGTATGTGAGATATAAGGTCTCTAGAGATAAGCATCCAATCTATTTTAGAAAGGGACATATAGGAAGGGGAAAAGCAGGTATACACTGTATCTGAGAGATGCAACTGGAGCCAGGTATTCACAATGTGGACATTCTGCTGCAACGGAGCCAGAGGGGTTATAGGGTTCCCAGTCATAGGTGAGTCAGAATCAGAGCAGAACCTATCCAAGGGCTAATGTAGTGgcatattaacccgttagtgaccggcccatagtgtttctacgtcggtcactaaggtgCTTTATTCCGAAGCCATTGACTTTCTACgttactgcatcggaataaagtagcgccgccgggggggaggtttagctccctgctctcagctgccggaggtagctgagggcttggagcagtgactggggaccgctgtttgcggtccccataccggcgatcGGCGGTATttaacgaataccggcgaccgccggcGACCCCCGTCCCGTGCCCCCCCCCCTAACTGCCGGGGGAAAAGAAAAATGGCGCGCACATGCGCTGTCAGTcttaggcagctattctgcctgtaaatagaaactgatcagggacccttataattggtccctgatcagatggtcactgtgatatacctatcacagtgaccatagtcccatatttaccAAATACagcacatgacctgcctaggtagagtcgtgtgttaaccttagaccatactatccccccccagtgaatggatgccatgattaagagcactagtcgtgcttgaaacgcgtaggcgctgaatacttccaaaatactgccttgatgcctgaatgcacctgatatcgaattttaaatttttgatacaaataaaagtgggaccgagatcctttttaaatcacatacctgcagcgctggatcaaattctttcCTAATCCACTATTGTTTGCCGCggaccgtcgcggagatccgggcgaggcgAAGGTGTCGGGTGCtggaacggtgagctggaggcttcctcccctttacccccccccacccccacttagtaaagacacatgacaccgaggttggatgtgaaatggccacagcagccgtttattaatttcacagttttataaaaacaatttaaatccgaaacattcggataactagttaggaatccaccagagaattcctcctaataattcacatgacccaacatgggtcagaatcataaataacaattaaccgttaacattaacccgagcagaggaagtccctgaagccccttcagatgttccttattaagaacacaccgaattagccatctgcaaaccaccaattacctccagccgtaaaccagctcggaagcaccgttcacctctgcagatgcctccaaccactagaagtccacttcaaggggataacacccgatgaagccctcaagtgatataccgaccactagaagtccacttcaaagggataacacccgatgaagccttcaagtgatataccttctaccagaagaccacttcaaagggataacacccgatgaagtcttcaaccatgtaccttttttgggggacgcatacccccgatgcgacccccccaccattttgtactgactggcctcaaggactccccccgccagctgccatgacaacagaacctactccggaaaaaagaaaaacatgttaaataagcacacaaataaaacacaacgctcatagacggacatacataagacctaaggagtaacaaaccaagggtgggagggtgggagcttacttgcttctatgttactcctcccgctgcttccggctcaatgccgagaaaccgcgggaagcgcagtaacggccccccgtcccccttaactcctccccgtccctccttcagctccttccaactctccctcaactccttaaccctttccctaccagaacggtcatgtcggcttcccttcaccctgcggccgcgtccagcctcttcttgacctgcctaggtagagtcgtgtgttaaccttagagcaTACtatccccccccacccccacttagtaaagacacatgacaccgaggttggatgtgaaatggccacagcagccgtttattaatttcacagttttataaaaacaatttaaatccgaaacattcggataactagttaggaatccaccagagaattcctcctaataattcacatgacccaacatgggtcagaatcataaataacaattaaccgttaacattaacccgagcagaggaagtccctgaagccccttcagatgttccttattaagaacacaccgaattagccatctgcaaaccaccaattacctccagccgtaaaccagctcggaagcaccgttcacctctgcagatgcctccaaccactagaagtccacttcaaggggataacacccgatgaagccctcaagtgatataccgaccactagaagtccacttcaaagggataacacccgatgaagccttcaagtgatataccttctaccagaagaccacttcaaagggataacacccgatgaagtcttcaaccatgtaccttttttgggggacgcatacccccgatgcgacccccccaccattttgtactgactggcctcaaggactccccccgccaccgcgaaacaggccttgacccccttaagcctgtgagttcctccacaccaccaccgccctttctatgccttctgctatcgccaagctccaaagatcaatgccaacctcggtcagatgaaccccgtcacttctccagaaattccccactcctgactccaaatccctatgccttacgcaaatgcccccgttctttgccacaaaacgggacaccgcccggttaacctttatgcgagccttattgactctctccaccgatctagctaaccgccaatgcttccttgggactatgtccgaccacactaccaccaacttgggataagatacccacaaacacaacatatcatgtttgatatcccgcaccaactcacgaaaagggcggactcctaagtcattcccacccacgtgcaacactaaaacctccggaaccctatcaagccgcgcatatgtctggaattccgccaacaccctgttccacgacatacctctaaaacccagccaatgcacaaccgcatcctgtcgcggaatgcgcaactggcgcccatccgggcggacgtccgccctcaaagccccccagtgcacgtacgaatgacccatcaaccacaccagacaaggaggcgaatctgaaacggaaaaaacaattaggcaccaccaatataacatttgtaaagcgtaaacaacccccatcataacatatgggggcggacataggacttaaaccttttagactcccaacgaccaatacgcctcaccccttcatcatccaacccccagcgccccgcttccgttgctgcgccaatcctgaaggaatgagatgaatatgagcctgccgcaacaccaaccgccgtcaaacattttttaaatacagctccaaactgaaacctggacaaaaacgacccgtccatatgacgtaacaaaggcaaatctggagaccccccgttttttgtaaaaccccgcatgcactctacagggcacatgaccgaccccgggagagcgaacaaaactatcaactttcccttccctacttggtcagtttttgatcgacgcaaccatacctctagccgatctgcaaataggctcacctccccagatc
This window contains:
- the LOC142664358 gene encoding protein kinase C delta type-like; its protein translation is MKDRQSGEEKEVTPKRRESEIEDPEEGCSRQVSKAEPAIQLPKKDSFLHRLRNQWERFAGYIKRKRVYILKKGRQLWGLDPNKTTTGLQSPTAASRNKSGSRKRQTTEENQGAPTKRPKVETATKISKESNVVFDEGKTTDQRHGGRKRPFTDSGSNIKINEQHPEPRKKAKLDIESYPKERTEKGEKVTVPLTVDKFTFHHVLGEGGFGMVMLATDSIRKERVAVKAVKKRSLLWYTVGLAESKFLQMAHESIFLVHGYGAFQTTSYVYYVMELVTGGTLCDLIEEREWLSLCTITFLVAEIVCGIQFLHSKGIIHRDLKADNILLTTQGHIKITDFGLAIRFTREEDFHGSPALETITGEPYFAAEDWYALGLIITGLVKNLRPIKTDMAKNCQTSEEYDPETIDLLRGLFCEDKSLRLGVRGNIREHAFFSSIKWEELESGKAVSPIKRNKDAMNEYVTRQISVPLSEAKEQTKILMENQELFKNVSFVCPTWSAHYHSAPICPSIT